Proteins from one Bradyrhizobium amphicarpaeae genomic window:
- a CDS encoding D-alanine--D-alanine ligase family protein — MRRLRILVLMHPDFLPPDSSEGYSAQEINNWKTEYDVVSTLRAAGHDVRALGAQEEIKPVRVEIESFKPHVVFTLLEEFHNNVAFDQHIASYLELMKVPYTGCNPRGLILARGKDLSKTLVHHRRIAVPAFAVFPMRRRVKRPKHLALPLIVKSLNMDGSAGISQASIVETDEKLAERVAFIHDRSETAAIAEQFIEGRELYVGVLGNNRLRVLPVWELKFGSMGGRRSRHIATEKAKHDTDYQEKVGIVDGPANDLGPEVTARIQRAAKRIYRALGLDGYARIDFRLAADGTPYFIEANPNPEIAKSQEFATAALHAGLKYPDLLQRILALGISRAKAGVSLG, encoded by the coding sequence ATGAGACGACTCCGCATTCTGGTCCTCATGCATCCGGACTTCCTGCCGCCGGACTCAAGCGAAGGGTACAGCGCGCAGGAGATCAACAATTGGAAAACGGAATACGACGTCGTCAGCACCTTGCGTGCAGCCGGCCACGACGTGCGTGCGCTCGGTGCGCAGGAGGAAATCAAGCCGGTGCGCGTCGAGATCGAGAGCTTCAAGCCGCATGTGGTGTTCACGTTGCTGGAGGAGTTCCACAACAACGTCGCCTTCGACCAGCACATCGCGAGCTATCTCGAACTGATGAAGGTGCCCTACACCGGGTGCAATCCGCGCGGCCTGATCCTGGCGCGCGGCAAGGACCTGTCCAAGACGCTGGTGCATCATCGCCGCATTGCGGTGCCGGCCTTCGCCGTTTTCCCGATGCGACGCCGGGTCAAGCGGCCGAAACATCTGGCGCTGCCGCTGATCGTCAAGAGCCTGAACATGGATGGATCGGCCGGCATTTCTCAGGCCTCCATCGTCGAAACCGACGAAAAGCTCGCGGAGCGCGTCGCCTTCATCCATGATCGAAGCGAAACCGCCGCCATCGCCGAGCAGTTCATCGAGGGACGCGAGCTCTACGTCGGCGTGCTCGGCAACAATCGCCTGCGCGTTCTGCCGGTCTGGGAGCTGAAATTCGGCAGCATGGGCGGGCGCAGGTCACGCCACATCGCCACCGAAAAGGCCAAGCACGACACCGACTATCAGGAGAAAGTCGGTATCGTCGACGGGCCTGCGAACGATCTCGGACCGGAAGTGACCGCCCGGATCCAGCGGGCCGCGAAGCGTATCTACCGGGCGCTCGGACTCGACGGCTACGCGCGGATCGATTTTCGCCTTGCCGCCGACGGCACGCCCTATTTCATCGAAGCCAATCCCAATCCCGAGATCGCCAAGAGCCAGGAATTCGCCACGGCGGCTCTCCATGCCGGGCTCAAATATCCGGACCTCCTGCAGCGCATCCTGGCGCTGGGGATCAGTCGCGCCAAGGCGGGGGTGTCGCTGGGGTAA
- a CDS encoding putative zinc-binding metallopeptidase: MPSRKFAWEKLPDDELLQQRLSTLKVTVEGTWLEDCVGTLHQELDERGIRLQPHTWISSEWFSPGGVPGIAIPFYLAHPRLMKLEKKMMFDVEGGTWRECMAILRHEAGHAIQHGYQLQRRRRWQQLFGPSSKHYPRYYRPNPASRRYVQHLRLWYAQSHPDEDFAETFAVWLRPRSNWRTRYAGWPALKKLEYVDELMSEIAGKRPLITTRERVDPLGRLSQTLEEHYKKKQAFYAFTPAKTYDRDLSRLFSADPRHHRAKPASVLIRRNRAQIRQLVARWTGENQLTLDAVLDEMISRCRELDLRAVGPEQKLVLDFIVLVTAKTMHAMFGPSRRKWIAL, encoded by the coding sequence ATGCCAAGCCGGAAATTTGCCTGGGAGAAGCTGCCGGACGACGAGCTGCTCCAGCAGAGGCTCTCGACCCTGAAGGTTACGGTCGAAGGCACCTGGCTCGAGGATTGCGTCGGCACACTCCATCAGGAACTCGACGAGCGGGGCATCCGGCTGCAGCCGCACACGTGGATCTCGAGCGAATGGTTCAGTCCGGGAGGCGTGCCAGGTATCGCGATTCCCTTCTATCTGGCTCATCCCCGCCTGATGAAGCTCGAGAAGAAGATGATGTTCGACGTCGAGGGCGGGACCTGGCGCGAATGCATGGCCATACTCCGCCACGAAGCGGGCCACGCCATTCAGCACGGCTATCAGCTGCAGCGCCGCCGGCGTTGGCAGCAGCTGTTCGGCCCGTCGTCGAAGCACTATCCGCGCTACTACCGGCCCAATCCGGCGAGCCGGCGCTACGTTCAGCATCTCAGGCTGTGGTACGCACAAAGCCATCCGGATGAGGATTTTGCCGAGACCTTTGCGGTGTGGCTGCGGCCGCGCTCGAACTGGCGGACGCGATACGCCGGCTGGCCGGCGCTGAAGAAGCTCGAATATGTCGACGAGCTCATGAGCGAGATCGCAGGAAAGCGGCCGCTGATCACGACGCGGGAGCGTGTCGATCCGCTGGGCCGGCTCAGTCAGACGCTCGAAGAGCATTACAAGAAAAAGCAGGCGTTCTACGCCTTTACGCCGGCAAAGACCTACGACCGCGACCTGTCCAGGCTGTTTTCCGCCGACCCGCGGCACCACCGCGCAAAGCCGGCCTCGGTCCTGATCCGGCGAAACCGCGCCCAGATCAGGCAATTGGTCGCGCGATGGACCGGCGAGAACCAGCTCACGCTCGACGCGGTGCTCGACGAGATGATCTCCCGGTGCCGCGAACTCGATCTGCGTGCCGTGGGTCCCGAGCAGAAGCTCGTCCTCGATTTCATTGTCCTCGTGACCGCCAAGACGATGCACGCGATGTTTGGCCCGTCCCGGCGTAAATGGATCGCCCTATGA
- a CDS encoding ribose-phosphate pyrophosphokinase, giving the protein MSGKNGSIKLVAGNSNPALAQAIAQGLDLPLTKAVVRRFADMEIFVEIQENVRGSDAFIIQSTSFPANDHLMELLIITDALRRSSARRITAVIPYFGYARQDRKSGSRTPISAKLVANLITHAGVDRVMTLDLHATQIQGFFDIPTDNLFAAPVMVRDIRERFDLGKVMVVSPDVGGVARARGLAKRINTPLAIVDKRRERAGESEVMNVIGDVAGYSCILVDDIVDSGGTLVNAADALIAKGAKDVYAYITHGVLSGGAAARIAGSKLKELVITDSILPTDAVTKAPNIRTLPIASLISDAIARTAAEESVSSLFD; this is encoded by the coding sequence ATGTCGGGCAAGAACGGCTCCATCAAGCTCGTCGCCGGCAACTCCAATCCGGCCCTTGCGCAGGCGATCGCGCAGGGCCTCGACCTGCCACTGACCAAGGCGGTGGTGCGGCGCTTCGCCGACATGGAGATCTTCGTCGAGATCCAGGAGAACGTCCGCGGCTCGGATGCCTTCATCATCCAGTCGACCTCGTTCCCGGCAAACGACCATCTGATGGAATTGCTGATCATCACCGACGCGCTGCGCCGCTCCTCGGCGCGCCGCATCACGGCGGTGATCCCGTATTTCGGCTACGCCCGGCAGGATCGCAAGTCCGGTTCTCGCACGCCGATCTCGGCCAAGCTCGTCGCCAACCTGATCACCCATGCCGGCGTCGACCGCGTCATGACGCTCGACCTTCACGCTACCCAGATCCAGGGCTTCTTCGATATCCCGACCGACAATCTGTTCGCTGCCCCCGTGATGGTGCGCGATATCCGCGAACGTTTCGACCTCGGCAAGGTGATGGTGGTCTCGCCAGATGTCGGCGGCGTGGCCCGCGCTCGCGGCCTTGCCAAGCGCATCAACACCCCGCTCGCGATCGTCGACAAGCGCCGCGAGAGGGCGGGTGAATCCGAGGTCATGAACGTGATCGGCGACGTCGCCGGCTATAGCTGCATCCTGGTCGACGACATCGTTGACTCCGGCGGCACGCTGGTGAACGCAGCCGACGCGCTGATCGCCAAGGGTGCGAAGGACGTCTACGCCTACATCACCCACGGCGTGCTCTCCGGCGGCGCGGCCGCCCGCATCGCCGGCTCCAAGCTGAAGGAGCTCGTGATCACCGACTCGATCCTGCCGACCGACGCGGTGACCAAGGCGCCGAACATCCGCACGCTGCCGATCGCCAGCCTGATCTCGGACGCCATTGCGCGCACCGCAGCAGAAGAGTCGGTCTCGAGCCTGTTCGACTAG
- the pgeF gene encoding peptidoglycan editing factor PgeF, with the protein MTLTSSLLAAVPGLRHAFFTREGGVSGGIYSALNGGLGSNDDQALVAENRRRMAEHVGVAPDRFLSLHQIHSPDVLVAETPWPSGPRPKGDALVTNTPGIALGVSTADCGPVLFVDPNARVIGGAHAGWKGALTGVLESTISAMEKLGATRSGIIAAIGPLIRQDSYEVGNEFVARFIEADADNAIFFIPSVREGHAMFDLAGFIRNRLEAAGILMIDDLGLDTYADERFFSYRRSVHRKEPDYGRHVHAIALEG; encoded by the coding sequence ATGACCCTCACCTCGTCGCTGCTGGCAGCCGTGCCCGGCCTGCGCCATGCCTTCTTCACGCGGGAAGGCGGCGTCTCCGGCGGCATCTATTCCGCGCTGAACGGCGGCCTCGGCTCGAACGACGATCAGGCCCTTGTCGCGGAAAACCGCCGCCGCATGGCGGAACATGTCGGCGTCGCGCCGGACCGCTTCCTCAGCCTGCACCAGATCCATTCGCCTGACGTGCTTGTCGCAGAAACGCCGTGGCCGAGCGGGCCGCGGCCGAAGGGCGACGCGCTGGTGACCAACACGCCCGGCATCGCGCTCGGCGTCTCCACCGCCGATTGCGGGCCGGTGCTGTTCGTCGACCCCAATGCGCGCGTGATCGGCGGCGCACATGCCGGCTGGAAGGGCGCGCTGACTGGCGTGCTGGAATCGACGATCTCGGCGATGGAGAAGCTGGGCGCCACCCGCAGCGGCATCATCGCCGCAATCGGGCCCTTGATCCGCCAGGACAGCTACGAGGTCGGCAACGAGTTCGTCGCGCGGTTCATCGAGGCCGATGCCGACAACGCAATCTTTTTCATCCCGTCGGTGCGCGAGGGCCACGCGATGTTCGACCTCGCCGGCTTCATTCGCAACCGGCTCGAGGCCGCCGGCATCCTGATGATCGACGATCTCGGCCTCGACACCTACGCCGACGAGCGCTTCTTCAGCTATCGCCGTTCGGTGCATCGCAAGGAGCCGGATTACGGCCGTCACGTTCACGCGATCGCGCTGGAAGGGTGA
- a CDS encoding class I SAM-dependent methyltransferase, whose protein sequence is MTDQPLLDEIKALIKASGPMPVWRYMELCLMHPRHGYYVSRDPLGREGDFTTAPEVSQMFGELLGLWTASVWKQMGSPQFLRLIELGPGRGTMMADALRALRVLPPLYQALHIHMVEVNPVLRERQGATLSGVRNIAWHDSIDDVPEGPSIILANEYFDVLPIHQMIRHENGWHERVIEIDGNGKLQFGAASEPTPRFDVLLPPLVRAAPVGAVFEWRPDGEIMKLATRVRDQDGAALIIDYGHLRSDAGDTFQAIARHTFTDPLKAPGQADVTAHVDFQALARAAEDVGARVHGPVTQGDFLKRIGIDTRAAALMQKATPEVATDISIALKRLTDTGRSGMGSMFKVLGISEPRLTAIAGLSDLEQAGDN, encoded by the coding sequence GTGACCGACCAGCCGCTACTCGATGAGATCAAGGCGCTGATCAAAGCCTCAGGCCCCATGCCGGTCTGGCGCTACATGGAACTGTGCCTGATGCATCCGCGCCATGGCTATTACGTCTCGCGCGATCCGTTGGGACGTGAGGGCGACTTCACCACCGCGCCCGAGGTCAGCCAGATGTTCGGCGAGCTATTGGGACTATGGACCGCCTCGGTGTGGAAGCAGATGGGCTCGCCGCAATTCCTGCGGCTGATCGAGCTCGGCCCCGGCCGCGGCACCATGATGGCGGACGCGCTGCGCGCGCTCCGCGTGCTGCCGCCGCTGTACCAGGCGCTTCACATCCACATGGTCGAGGTCAATCCCGTGCTGCGCGAGCGGCAGGGTGCGACGCTTTCGGGCGTGCGCAACATCGCCTGGCACGACAGCATCGACGATGTGCCGGAAGGACCGAGCATCATCCTCGCCAACGAATATTTCGACGTACTGCCGATCCACCAGATGATCCGCCACGAGAACGGCTGGCATGAGCGCGTGATCGAGATCGACGGCAACGGAAAACTTCAATTCGGCGCGGCATCCGAGCCGACCCCGCGCTTCGACGTGCTGCTGCCGCCCTTGGTGCGCGCCGCGCCCGTCGGCGCCGTGTTCGAATGGCGGCCCGACGGCGAGATCATGAAGCTCGCCACGCGCGTGCGCGACCAGGACGGCGCGGCGCTGATCATCGACTATGGCCATTTGCGCAGCGACGCCGGCGACACTTTCCAGGCGATTGCGCGTCACACCTTCACCGATCCCTTGAAGGCGCCGGGCCAGGCCGACGTCACCGCCCATGTCGACTTCCAGGCATTGGCGCGCGCGGCGGAGGATGTCGGCGCGCGCGTGCACGGGCCGGTAACGCAAGGCGACTTCCTCAAGCGCATCGGCATCGACACCCGCGCCGCAGCCTTGATGCAGAAGGCGACGCCCGAGGTCGCCACCGACATTTCGATCGCGCTGAAGCGGCTGACGGACACCGGGCGCAGCGGCATGGGCTCGATGTTCAAGGTGCTCGGCATCTCCGAGCCGCGGCTGACGGCCATTGCCGGCCTCAGCGATCTCGAACAGGCCGGAGACAATTGA
- the lgt gene encoding prolipoprotein diacylglyceryl transferase: MQLLLIDFPAFKPIALEIGPFAIRWYALAYICGIVFGWLYARSLLKKERLWGGPAPMSLLQIDDFILWVTLGIILGGRTGYVLFYNLPFFIDHPAAIFRLWEGGMSFHGGFLGCVVAVMWFAYRNKIPILSLGDITTAVAPVGLLLGRIANFINGELWGRATDASLPWAMIFPHDPTQLPRHPSQLYEAGMEGILLFTVLAIMIRLGALKRPGMILGAFILIYGLSRIAGEHFREPDVQLGFLWGGLTMGMLLSIPMLIVGGILIVLAVRRGAPKPIEAIR, from the coding sequence ATGCAGCTTCTTCTCATCGACTTTCCCGCCTTCAAGCCGATCGCGCTCGAGATCGGCCCGTTCGCGATCCGCTGGTATGCGCTGGCCTATATCTGCGGCATCGTGTTCGGCTGGCTCTATGCGCGCTCGCTGCTGAAGAAGGAGCGCCTGTGGGGCGGCCCCGCGCCGATGTCGCTGCTGCAGATCGACGACTTCATCCTCTGGGTCACGCTCGGCATCATTCTCGGCGGCCGCACCGGCTACGTGCTGTTCTACAACCTGCCGTTTTTCATCGATCATCCTGCCGCGATCTTCCGATTGTGGGAGGGCGGCATGTCCTTCCATGGCGGCTTCCTCGGCTGCGTCGTCGCGGTGATGTGGTTTGCTTATCGCAACAAGATCCCGATCCTGTCGCTCGGTGACATCACCACCGCGGTCGCCCCGGTCGGGCTGCTGCTCGGGCGCATCGCCAACTTCATCAACGGCGAATTGTGGGGCCGCGCCACCGATGCAAGCCTGCCCTGGGCGATGATCTTCCCGCATGATCCCACGCAGCTACCGCGTCATCCGAGCCAGCTCTACGAGGCAGGCATGGAAGGCATCCTGCTGTTCACGGTGCTCGCGATCATGATCCGGCTCGGCGCGCTGAAGCGGCCCGGCATGATCCTTGGCGCTTTCATCCTGATCTACGGCCTGTCCCGGATTGCCGGCGAGCATTTCCGCGAACCGGACGTGCAGCTTGGTTTCCTCTGGGGCGGATTAACCATGGGCATGCTGCTGTCGATCCCGATGCTTATCGTGGGCGGCATACTTATTGTATTGGCAGTCAGGCGCGGGGCGCCGAAGCCCATCGAGGCCATTCGTTAA
- a CDS encoding dienelactone hydrolase family protein has product MIDQQIAIPTRDGHTATFISHPERGGPFPVILFYMDAPAIREELRDMARRLATSGYYVMLPNLYYRSGVMELGALPADPNAPERKRMFALMGSLTIPMIMDDTRALLTHAEGQAAANTKLVGTVGYCMSGRYAINAATHFPDRVKAAASVYGVQLATDQDDSPHLAAAKTRAELYFACAETDVYAPPEIVEKVKVGMNGAKAEVEIYPGTHHGFAFPKRPVYDRDAAERHWERLLALYRRNLVQT; this is encoded by the coding sequence ATGATCGACCAGCAGATCGCAATCCCCACCAGGGACGGCCACACCGCAACCTTCATCTCCCATCCCGAACGCGGCGGGCCGTTTCCGGTCATCCTGTTCTACATGGACGCGCCCGCGATCCGCGAAGAGCTGCGCGACATGGCGCGCCGGCTTGCGACCTCAGGCTATTACGTGATGCTGCCGAACCTCTATTACCGCTCCGGCGTGATGGAGCTCGGCGCGCTGCCCGCCGATCCGAACGCGCCGGAACGCAAGCGCATGTTTGCGCTGATGGGCTCGCTCACGATCCCCATGATCATGGACGACACCAGGGCGCTGCTCACCCATGCCGAAGGCCAGGCGGCCGCGAACACCAAGCTGGTCGGAACCGTCGGCTATTGCATGAGCGGCCGCTACGCCATCAACGCCGCCACGCACTTCCCCGATCGCGTCAAGGCGGCCGCCTCGGTCTACGGCGTGCAACTGGCAACGGATCAGGACGACAGCCCGCATTTGGCCGCGGCCAAGACCAGGGCCGAACTCTATTTCGCCTGCGCCGAGACCGACGTCTACGCGCCGCCGGAGATCGTCGAGAAGGTCAAGGTGGGCATGAACGGCGCGAAAGCCGAGGTCGAGATCTATCCCGGCACCCATCACGGCTTCGCCTTCCCCAAGCGCCCGGTCTATGACCGCGACGCCGCCGAGCGGCATTGGGAGCGTCTGTTGGCGCTCTATCGCCGCAATCTCGTCCAGACATAG
- a CDS encoding accessory factor UbiK family protein, with the protein MTQTNNRFFDEIGRLMNDAAGAAQGVKREFDTVMRTQAEKFLRDMDLVKREEFEAVKDMARLAREENEALKARIAALEAKLG; encoded by the coding sequence ATGACCCAGACCAACAACCGGTTTTTCGACGAGATCGGCCGCCTTATGAACGACGCCGCCGGTGCCGCCCAGGGCGTCAAGCGCGAGTTCGACACGGTGATGCGCACCCAGGCCGAAAAATTCCTGCGCGACATGGATCTGGTCAAGCGCGAGGAGTTCGAGGCGGTCAAGGACATGGCCCGCCTGGCGCGCGAGGAGAACGAGGCGCTGAAGGCGCGCATCGCGGCGCTGGAGGCCAAGCTCGGGTAG
- a CDS encoding 50S ribosomal protein L25/general stress protein Ctc has product MATTVKELKATARPKSGKGAARAERRAGKVPGVIYGNKQPPLPISVDDRELRQRILAGRFLTTLVDIDLDGKKHRVIPRDYHLDPVKDFPIHVDFMRLGEGATIRISVPLHVVKAEGSPGVKRGGAVNIVAHAIEIECGAESIPQYIEADVGSLEIGHSLHLSDVKLPAGVKALTREDATLVTIVPPSGYAEEQKAAAAAAAPGAAAAAPAAGAAPAAGAAPAAAAKAPAGGDKKK; this is encoded by the coding sequence ATGGCGACGACCGTCAAGGAATTGAAGGCGACCGCACGTCCGAAGAGCGGCAAGGGGGCCGCCCGGGCTGAGCGTCGCGCCGGGAAAGTGCCCGGAGTGATCTACGGTAACAAGCAACCCCCGCTCCCGATCTCGGTTGACGATCGTGAATTGCGCCAGCGCATCCTCGCCGGCCGGTTCCTGACCACGCTGGTCGACATCGACCTCGACGGCAAGAAGCACCGCGTGATTCCGCGCGACTATCACCTCGATCCGGTCAAGGACTTCCCGATCCATGTCGACTTCATGCGGCTCGGCGAAGGCGCCACCATCCGCATCAGCGTTCCCTTGCATGTCGTGAAGGCGGAAGGCTCGCCCGGCGTGAAGCGCGGCGGCGCCGTCAACATCGTGGCTCATGCGATCGAGATCGAATGCGGCGCCGAGAGCATCCCGCAGTACATCGAGGCCGATGTCGGCTCGCTCGAAATCGGTCACTCCTTGCATCTGTCGGACGTCAAGCTGCCGGCCGGCGTGAAGGCGCTGACCCGCGAGGACGCGACCCTCGTCACCATCGTGCCGCCGTCCGGCTACGCCGAAGAGCAGAAGGCCGCGGCTGCGGCTGCAGCTCCTGGCGCTGCTGCGGCTGCTCCGGCGGCTGGTGCTGCTCCGGCTGCGGGTGCTGCTCCGGCGGCCGCTGCCAAGGCTCCCGCCGGCGGCGACAAGAAGAAGTAA
- the pth gene encoding aminoacyl-tRNA hydrolase, with product MRLFVGLGNPGAKYARNRHNIGFMAVDEIARRHGFAPWRRRFQGETSEGTLGTERVILLKPTTYMNDSGRSVQEAASFFKIAMGDVTVFHDELELPPGKVRVKIGGGIAGHNGLRSISAHIGNEYRRIRLGIGHPGVKELVHGHVLSDFAKADNDWVATLCEAVAEHAGLVAKGTDATFANRVHLAMQAKGFLTKDDNGKE from the coding sequence ATGCGACTCTTTGTTGGGCTCGGCAATCCCGGCGCGAAATACGCACGCAACCGGCACAATATCGGCTTCATGGCCGTCGACGAGATCGCGCGGCGTCATGGTTTCGCACCATGGCGCCGTCGTTTTCAGGGCGAGACCTCGGAAGGCACGCTCGGCACCGAGCGCGTGATCCTGCTCAAGCCCACGACCTACATGAACGATTCCGGCCGCAGCGTTCAGGAAGCGGCGAGCTTCTTCAAGATCGCCATGGGCGACGTCACCGTGTTTCATGACGAGCTCGAGCTGCCGCCGGGCAAGGTGCGGGTGAAGATCGGCGGCGGGATCGCCGGCCATAACGGCCTGCGCTCGATCTCGGCGCATATCGGCAACGAGTATCGCCGTATCAGGCTCGGCATCGGTCATCCCGGCGTCAAGGAACTGGTGCACGGCCACGTGCTGTCGGACTTCGCCAAGGCCGACAACGACTGGGTGGCGACGCTGTGCGAGGCGGTGGCCGAGCACGCAGGCCTGGTCGCCAAGGGCACGGACGCGACTTTCGCCAACAGGGTGCATCTCGCGATGCAGGCGAAGGGATTTTTGACCAAGGACGACAACGGCAAGGAATAA
- the ychF gene encoding redox-regulated ATPase YchF, with product MGFKCGIVGLPNVGKSTLFNALTETAAAQAANYPFCTIEPNVGEVAVPDPRLDKLAAIAKSGQIIPTRLTFVDIAGLVRGASKGEGLGNQFLANIREVDAIAHVVRCFEDSDITHVEGKIAPLADIETIETELMLADLDSLEKRVDNLTKKAKGNDKDAKEQLDLVNRTLVLLREGKPARLVERKAEEERAFGMLGLLSSKPVLYVCNVEEGSAATGNAFSKAVQEQAAKEGAVAVVISAKIESEIATISRDERADFLETLGLEEAGLDRLIRAGYTLLDLITYFTVGPKEARAWTIYRGTKAPGAAGVIHTDFEKGFIRAETIAYEDYVALGGEAGARDAGKLRLEGKEYVVADGDVMHFRFNT from the coding sequence GTGGGATTCAAATGCGGGATCGTCGGATTGCCCAATGTCGGCAAGTCGACCTTGTTCAATGCGCTGACCGAGACGGCCGCGGCGCAGGCTGCGAACTATCCGTTCTGCACCATCGAGCCGAATGTCGGCGAGGTCGCCGTGCCGGATCCCAGGCTCGACAAGCTCGCGGCGATCGCCAAGTCCGGCCAGATCATCCCAACCCGGCTGACCTTCGTCGACATCGCCGGCCTCGTCCGCGGCGCCTCCAAGGGTGAGGGCCTCGGCAACCAGTTCCTCGCCAACATCCGCGAGGTCGATGCCATCGCGCATGTCGTGCGCTGCTTTGAAGATTCCGACATCACTCATGTCGAGGGCAAGATCGCCCCGCTCGCCGACATCGAGACCATCGAGACCGAGCTGATGCTCGCCGACCTCGACAGCCTCGAGAAGCGCGTCGACAACCTCACCAAGAAGGCCAAGGGCAACGACAAGGACGCCAAGGAGCAGCTCGACCTCGTCAACCGCACGCTGGTGCTGCTGCGCGAGGGCAAGCCCGCCCGCCTGGTCGAGCGCAAGGCGGAGGAGGAGCGCGCCTTCGGGATGCTCGGCCTGCTGTCGTCCAAGCCCGTACTCTATGTCTGCAACGTCGAGGAAGGCTCGGCCGCGACCGGCAATGCGTTCTCCAAGGCGGTGCAGGAGCAGGCCGCCAAGGAAGGCGCCGTCGCCGTCGTCATCTCGGCCAAGATCGAATCCGAGATCGCCACCATTTCACGCGATGAGCGCGCCGACTTCCTGGAGACGCTGGGTCTCGAAGAGGCCGGTCTCGATCGCCTGATCCGCGCCGGCTACACGCTGCTCGACCTCATCACCTACTTCACGGTGGGCCCGAAGGAAGCGCGCGCCTGGACCATCTACCGCGGCACCAAGGCGCCGGGCGCGGCCGGTGTGATCCACACCGATTTCGAGAAGGGCTTCATCCGCGCCGAGACGATCGCATATGAGGATTACGTGGCACTCGGCGGCGAAGCCGGCGCCCGCGATGCCGGCAAGCTTCGCCTCGAAGGCAAGGAATACGTCGTCGCCGACGGCGACGTGATGCACTTCCGGTTCAATACGTAA
- a CDS encoding DUF4282 domain-containing protein, translating into MFSFSDLFQWDRFITPTIIKTFYWLVIALICLFGLSGIFSGLAAMAISPFGGFLVLLSSIASVVVGIVFSRILAELILIVFRINEHLGAIRDQGGGLR; encoded by the coding sequence ATGTTTTCATTCAGCGATCTGTTTCAGTGGGACCGCTTCATCACGCCGACGATCATCAAGACCTTCTATTGGCTGGTGATCGCGCTGATCTGCCTGTTCGGCCTCTCCGGCATCTTCTCAGGGCTCGCTGCGATGGCGATCAGCCCGTTCGGCGGTTTCCTGGTGCTGCTGTCGTCGATCGCGAGCGTCGTCGTCGGGATCGTGTTCTCGCGCATCCTTGCCGAGCTGATCCTGATCGTCTTCCGCATCAACGAGCATCTCGGCGCGATCCGCGACCAGGGCGGCGGGCTGCGGTGA
- a CDS encoding MaoC family dehydratase, with protein sequence MTLTFEDFPPGRFGTFGPRHVTRDEILAFAAEFDPQPMHLDEEAAAKSMLRGLSGSGWHLCSLMMRMMADGFITRAASLGSPGVDEVRWLSPLRPGDDLMLDVDVLEARPSKSRPELGIVKFKCTVHNAKGEALGEMTSPILIKRREGAV encoded by the coding sequence ATGACCCTGACCTTTGAAGATTTCCCGCCCGGCCGGTTCGGAACATTCGGCCCGCGCCACGTTACCCGCGACGAAATTCTGGCTTTCGCGGCCGAGTTCGATCCGCAGCCGATGCACCTCGACGAGGAGGCCGCAGCCAAGAGCATGCTGCGCGGCCTCTCCGGCTCGGGCTGGCACCTCTGTTCGCTGATGATGCGGATGATGGCCGACGGATTCATTACCCGTGCCGCCTCGCTCGGCTCGCCCGGCGTCGACGAGGTGCGCTGGCTGTCGCCGCTCAGACCCGGCGACGATCTCATGCTCGATGTCGACGTGTTGGAAGCGCGCCCCTCGAAGAGTCGGCCCGAGCTCGGCATCGTCAAGTTCAAATGCACCGTGCACAACGCCAAGGGGGAGGCGCTGGGCGAGATGACCTCGCCGATCCTGATCAAGCGGCGCGAAGGGGCGGTCTGA
- a CDS encoding MaoC family dehydratase, producing MRFFHDIEIGQRREIGSYTFTAEGIKNFAAKFDPQRFHLDEEEGKNSLFGGLAASGWHVGSACMSLLVADGQRLAREAAARGEEVAVWGPSPGFRDLRWIRPVLAGDTVAYVNVVIDKRISASRAGWGILTARTTGTNQRGEEVYSITASAFVPMRAKSGG from the coding sequence ATGCGGTTCTTCCACGATATCGAGATCGGCCAGCGCCGCGAGATCGGCAGCTATACGTTCACGGCCGAAGGCATCAAGAATTTCGCGGCGAAGTTCGATCCGCAGCGTTTTCATCTCGACGAGGAAGAGGGCAAGAACTCGTTGTTCGGCGGACTTGCCGCCTCGGGCTGGCATGTCGGCTCGGCCTGCATGAGCCTGCTTGTCGCCGACGGCCAGCGCCTGGCGCGCGAAGCCGCAGCGCGCGGCGAGGAGGTCGCGGTGTGGGGGCCGTCGCCGGGCTTTCGCGACCTGCGCTGGATCCGGCCGGTGCTCGCCGGCGACACCGTCGCCTACGTCAATGTCGTCATCGACAAGCGTATTTCCGCCTCGCGCGCCGGCTGGGGCATCCTGACCGCCCGCACCACCGGCACCAACCAGCGCGGCGAGGAGGTCTATTCCATCACCGCCAGCGCCTTCGTGCCGATGCGTGCGAAGAGCGGTGGTTAG